A section of the Microbacterium forte genome encodes:
- a CDS encoding carbohydrate ABC transporter permease, giving the protein MTTALTRRPSARRTWGRVALYAALVALALVIVLPLLWMLITSFKTDADAIRSPFSLPDPFSIEAYQSLLGSGEQPIFLWLWNSFAAATLQTVLILVTASMGAYALARLEFAGKRIIFGVIIATLLVPPVVFLIPNYLIVQNLGWLDTIWAITVPGAAGAFGIFFLRQFFVGLPPEIEEAARIDGAGDIRIFVQVVLPLARPALATLAVLSFLGNWNDFLWPVYVLLSPENLTLQPGLSQLQGAYSTHFAIVMAGAVIASVPVLILFAIAQRQIVESVAGSAVKG; this is encoded by the coding sequence ATGACCACAGCACTGACCCGTCGCCCGTCCGCTCGCCGCACGTGGGGGCGCGTCGCCCTCTATGCCGCGCTCGTCGCACTGGCTCTCGTGATCGTCCTCCCGCTTCTGTGGATGCTGATCACGTCGTTCAAGACCGATGCCGATGCGATCAGATCGCCGTTCTCGCTGCCGGACCCGTTCTCGATCGAGGCCTACCAGAGCCTGCTCGGCTCGGGAGAGCAGCCGATCTTCCTCTGGCTCTGGAACAGCTTCGCCGCCGCGACCCTGCAGACCGTCCTGATCCTCGTGACGGCGTCGATGGGGGCGTATGCACTGGCTCGGCTCGAGTTCGCGGGCAAGAGGATCATCTTCGGCGTCATCATCGCGACGCTTCTCGTTCCTCCGGTGGTCTTCCTCATCCCGAACTACCTGATCGTGCAGAACCTCGGCTGGCTCGACACGATCTGGGCCATCACGGTGCCCGGTGCCGCCGGTGCCTTCGGAATCTTCTTCCTGCGACAGTTCTTCGTCGGGCTGCCGCCCGAGATCGAGGAGGCCGCCCGCATCGACGGTGCCGGCGACATCCGGATCTTCGTGCAGGTGGTGCTTCCGCTCGCTCGACCCGCGTTGGCGACTCTGGCGGTGCTGTCGTTCCTCGGCAACTGGAACGACTTCCTCTGGCCGGTGTACGTGCTGCTGAGCCCCGAGAACCTCACGTTGCAGCCGGGACTCAGCCAATTGCAGGGCGCCTACTCGACGCACTTCGCGATCGTCATGGCAGGAGCGGTGATCGCATCCGTCCCCGTCCTGATCCTCTTCGCGATCGCGCAGCGGCAGATCGTCGAATCCGTCGCCGGATCGGCGGTCAAGGGGTGA
- a CDS encoding carbohydrate ABC transporter permease has protein sequence MTETATLVAPQRSSAGGRHPRRPAGSASSRRKTLTAYLFLAPFLVLFLTFVAGPGIFGIWMSLTNWSPFRDVQEFVGFQNYIDLFTPGNVLSSDFWKSMSVTGIFIVISVPFLVVIPLLVAILLNQRIRAATTFRTIFFAPYVLGVAVIGVIWGYIFDTQSGILNHLLGVVGLPSDIPWTVDVPWVWVSIVGVTVWWTMGLNTIIFLAGLKGINGDLYEAAALDGAGAMRKFSSVTLPGLRPVMTFITTTTILASANMFGQSYLLTKGGPGTETRTVIMYIADQGLSQNNMAPAAAMSYILFLALAIVSVINFRLQRERVEKAS, from the coding sequence GTGACTGAGACAGCCACCCTCGTCGCCCCCCAGCGCAGCAGCGCTGGGGGGCGACACCCGCGCAGACCTGCGGGCTCCGCATCCTCTCGGCGCAAGACGCTCACCGCGTATCTGTTCCTCGCTCCGTTCCTCGTGCTCTTCCTGACTTTCGTCGCCGGCCCAGGGATCTTCGGCATCTGGATGAGCCTCACCAACTGGAGCCCGTTCCGCGACGTGCAGGAGTTCGTCGGATTCCAGAACTACATCGATCTGTTCACCCCGGGCAACGTGCTCTCCAGCGACTTCTGGAAGTCGATGAGCGTCACCGGGATCTTCATCGTGATCAGCGTGCCGTTCCTCGTCGTCATCCCGCTTCTCGTGGCGATCCTGCTGAACCAGCGCATCCGCGCGGCCACGACGTTCCGCACGATCTTCTTCGCGCCGTATGTGCTCGGCGTCGCGGTCATCGGCGTGATCTGGGGCTACATCTTCGACACGCAGTCGGGCATCCTCAACCACCTGCTCGGCGTGGTCGGGCTCCCCTCGGACATCCCGTGGACGGTCGACGTCCCCTGGGTCTGGGTCTCCATCGTCGGCGTCACCGTCTGGTGGACCATGGGACTCAACACGATCATCTTCCTGGCCGGCCTCAAGGGCATCAACGGCGACCTCTATGAAGCGGCCGCGCTCGACGGCGCCGGAGCGATGCGGAAGTTCTCGAGCGTCACCCTTCCAGGACTCCGTCCGGTGATGACCTTCATCACCACGACCACGATCCTCGCGTCGGCGAACATGTTCGGCCAGTCCTACCTCCTCACGAAGGGCGGCCCGGGCACCGAGACGCGGACGGTGATCATGTACATCGCCGACCAGGGTCTCTCGCAGAACAACATGGCACCGGCTGCCGCCATGAGCTACATCCTGTTCCTCGCGCTCGCGATCGTCAGCGTGATCAATTTCCGGCTGCAGCGCGAACGAGTCGAGAAGGCATCATGA